The Kitasatospora albolonga nucleotide sequence AGCCTGGATGTGGCCGCGTACCCCAACGACGTGCAGCGCACGATGGCCGAGGCGCTCGTCGCGGCCGGGGACGACGTCCGCTTCGACATGTCCGACCAGGCCCCGCAGTCGTTCGGCGGGACGCCCGGCAAGGGTGAGTGGAAGATCCTCCAGGACTTCCTGAAGAACCCGAAGGACATCGCGGGGGCCCAGCAGAAGCTGGAGTCCGAGGCCGCCAAGGCGTACAAGAGCTGACGCGGTGACGACGACGAACGCGGGGGGCGCCGACGCGGCGCCCCCCGCAGACACGGACCCTCTGAAGCCCGCGAAGAACAGGAGCGTGACCGGGACCCGCCGCCTCATCGCGGCGGCGTTCCTGCTGCCCGCACTGGTGCTGCTCGGCGCGCTGGTGCTCTATCCGATCGGCTACTCCGTCTACCGGTCGTTCTTCGACCAGGCCGGTACGGGCTTCGCCGGGATCGACAACTACAAGGCGCTGTTCACCGACGACACGATCCTCACCGCGGTGAAGAACAACGCGATCTGGGTGGTCTTCGCCCCGACCGTCGCGACCGCGCTGGGCCTGATCTTCGCGGTGCTGACCGAACGCATCCGCTGGGGTACGGCGTTCAAGCTGATCGTCTTCATGCCGATGGCGATCTCGATGCTGGCGGCGGGCATCATCTTCCGCCTCGTCTACGACCAGGCGCCCGAGCGCGGGGTGGCCAACGCCGTCGCGGTGAGCGTGCACGACATGTTCAGCGAGTCGGCGGGCTTCCCCAAGGCGCGGCCGCTGCCCGTGCACCCGCTGGAGAAGGGCGAGGGCGGGGCGTACGTCTCCAAGGAGCCGGTACGGGCCGGGGTGCCGGTCCAGGTGCCCCTGGTCGGCGTGGCCCCGGCGAAGATGCCGGGCGACGCCCGCCCGGCGAAGGCGGACCCGGTGGCGGACGGGGACGGGATCACCGGTACGGCCTGGCTGGACTTCACCCGGGGCGGCGGCGGGAAGCCCAATGTCGTCGA carries:
- a CDS encoding ABC transporter permease, yielding MTGTRRLIAAAFLLPALVLLGALVLYPIGYSVYRSFFDQAGTGFAGIDNYKALFTDDTILTAVKNNAIWVVFAPTVATALGLIFAVLTERIRWGTAFKLIVFMPMAISMLAAGIIFRLVYDQAPERGVANAVAVSVHDMFSESAGFPKARPLPVHPLEKGEGGAYVSKEPVRAGVPVQVPLVGVAPAKMPGDARPAKADPVADGDGITGTAWLDFTRGGGGKPNVVDPEELGLKGLKVEAVKDGRVVATATAGADGVFTLPASADGAQLRLPAENFREPYNGVDWLGPTLVTPGIIGSYVWMWAGFAMVLIAAGLAGLPRELLEAARVDGANEWQVFRRITVPMLAPVLAVVLVTLMINVLKVFDLVFIIAPGSTQDDANVLALQLYRSSFGTDADLGIGSAIAVLLLLLVVPVMLFNIRRIRKEARR